The Mixophyes fleayi isolate aMixFle1 chromosome 1, aMixFle1.hap1, whole genome shotgun sequence genome includes a region encoding these proteins:
- the RPP25L gene encoding ribonuclease P protein subunit p25-like protein produces the protein MENYKKVRVEEKPVEMPFAAIPPDIIEMKVKDGSKIRNLMGFAIGKMESESVRQITFSGAGKALSKTITCVEIMKRSVKDLHQITKIFYRQTEEIWEPIVPDVGLDPLTVKRNCPSICVLLSKDPLDATEPGYQAPGKYDSQWIQELKVESQGPKRRKPGVGRGGANGRKQLRPPGGRGEAQKKT, from the coding sequence ATGGAGAACTACAAGAAGGTGCGTGTGGAGGAGAAGCCCGTGGAGATGCCCTTTGCTGCTATCCCGCCGGATATCATTGAGATGAAGGTCAAAGATGGCAGCAAGATCCGAAACCTGATGGGCTTTGCTATAGGCAAGATGGAGAGCGAGAGTGTGCGGCAGATAACGTTCAGCGGTGCAGGCAAAGCCCTCAGCAAGACCATCACCTGTGTGGAGATCATGAAGAGATCCGTCAAGGATCTGCACCAGATCACAAAGATCTTCTACAGACAGACTGAAGAGATCTGGGAGCCCATAGTGCCCGATGTGGGCTTGGATCCTCTGACGGTGAAGAGAAACTGCCCCTCTATCTGTGTTCTGCTGAGTAAAGACCCCCTCGATGCCACCGAACCAGGGTACCAAGCCCCAGGGAAGTATGACTCCCAATGGATCCAGGAACTTAAAGTGGAGTCTCAGGGGCCAAAAAGGCGGAAACCAGGGGTGGGTAGAGGTGGGGCAAATGGAAGAAAGCAACTTAGACCCCCTGGAGGACGAGGGGAAGCGCAGAAGAAGACATAG